A window from Pseudomonas alloputida encodes these proteins:
- the ppc gene encoding phosphoenolpyruvate carboxylase, whose amino-acid sequence MTDIDVRLREDVHVLGELLGETIRQQHGDAFLQKIEDIRHSAKADRRGPGEQLSSTLADLAEEDLLPVARAFNQFLNLANMAEQYQLIRRRDADQPEPFEAQVLPELLGRLKQAGHSNDALARQLAKLDIQLVLTAHPTEVARRTLIQKYDAIAGQLAAQDHRDLTPAERQQVRERLRRLIAEAWHTEEIRRTRPTPVDEAKWGFAVIEHSLWHAIPSHLRKVDKALLEATGLRLPLEAAPIRFASWMGGDRDGNPNVTAAVTREVLLLARWMAADLFLRDIDALAAELSMQQANDTLRKQVGDSAEPYRAVLKQLRDRLRATRAWAHSALTSNQPAGADVLVDNRELIAPLELCYQSLHECGMGVIAEGPLLDCLRRAVTFGLFLGRLDVRQDAARHRDALTEITDYLGLGRYADWDEEQRIAFLQAELKNRRPLLPAHFKPQADTAEVLATCREVAAAPAASLGSYVISMAGAASDVLAVQLLLKEAGLTRPMRVVPLFETLADLDNAGPVMQRLLGLPGYRAGLRGPQEVMIGYSDSAKDAGTTAAAWAQYRAQENLVRICAEHQVELLLFHGRGGTVGRGGGPAHAAILSQPPGSVAGRFRTTEQGEMIRFKFGLPGIAEQNLNLYLAAVLEATLLPPPPPQPAWREVMDQLAADGVQAYRSVVRENPDFVEYFRQSTPEQELGRLPLGSRPAKRRAGGIESLRAIPWIFGWTQTRLMLPAWLGWETALTNALARGQGELLAQMREQWPFFRTRIDMLEMVLAKADAQIAEAYDERLVQPHLRPLGAHLRDLLSQSCQVVLGLTGQPVLLAHSPETLEFISLRNTYLDPLHRLQAELLARSRSREAALDSPLEQALLVTVAGIAAGLRNTG is encoded by the coding sequence ATGACCGATATCGATGTGCGTTTGCGTGAAGATGTCCATGTGTTGGGTGAACTGCTTGGCGAAACCATTCGCCAACAGCATGGCGATGCGTTCCTGCAGAAAATCGAGGACATCCGCCACAGTGCCAAGGCCGACCGTCGCGGCCCGGGTGAGCAGCTGAGCTCGACCCTGGCGGACCTGGCCGAAGAAGACCTGCTGCCCGTAGCGAGGGCCTTCAACCAGTTCCTCAACCTGGCCAACATGGCCGAGCAGTACCAGTTGATCCGCCGCCGTGACGCCGACCAGCCCGAGCCATTCGAAGCGCAGGTACTGCCCGAGCTGCTGGGGCGCTTGAAGCAGGCCGGCCACAGCAACGATGCCCTGGCCCGGCAACTGGCCAAGCTCGATATCCAGTTGGTGCTCACCGCACATCCCACTGAAGTGGCCCGTCGCACGCTGATCCAGAAGTACGACGCGATCGCCGGCCAACTGGCCGCACAGGACCATCGTGACCTGACCCCGGCAGAACGCCAGCAAGTGCGTGAACGCCTGCGCCGGCTGATCGCCGAGGCCTGGCACACCGAGGAAATCCGCCGCACCCGGCCTACGCCGGTAGACGAAGCCAAGTGGGGTTTCGCAGTGATCGAGCATTCACTGTGGCATGCCATCCCCAGCCACCTGCGCAAGGTCGACAAGGCCCTGCTGGAGGCCACTGGCCTGCGCCTGCCGCTGGAGGCCGCGCCGATCCGCTTTGCCTCGTGGATGGGTGGGGACCGTGATGGCAACCCCAATGTGACGGCTGCCGTCACCCGCGAAGTACTCCTGCTGGCGCGCTGGATGGCCGCCGACCTGTTCCTGCGCGACATCGATGCACTGGCCGCCGAGTTGTCCATGCAGCAGGCCAACGACACCCTGCGCAAGCAGGTTGGCGACAGTGCCGAACCCTACCGCGCTGTGCTCAAGCAACTGCGCGACCGCCTGCGTGCGACACGCGCATGGGCGCATTCGGCCTTGACCAGCAACCAACCGGCCGGTGCCGACGTGCTGGTGGACAACCGCGAGCTGATCGCGCCGCTGGAGCTGTGCTACCAGTCACTGCACGAATGCGGTATGGGCGTGATCGCCGAGGGGCCGCTGCTCGACTGCTTGCGTCGTGCGGTGACCTTCGGCCTGTTCCTGGGCCGCCTGGACGTACGCCAGGACGCTGCCCGCCACCGTGATGCGCTGACCGAGATAACCGATTACCTGGGCCTGGGGCGTTACGCCGACTGGGATGAGGAGCAGCGCATCGCGTTCCTCCAGGCCGAGCTGAAAAACCGCCGGCCCCTGCTGCCTGCGCATTTCAAGCCGCAAGCGGACACCGCCGAAGTGCTGGCGACCTGCAGGGAAGTGGCCGCTGCGCCGGCCGCCTCGCTGGGGTCTTACGTCATCTCCATGGCCGGTGCCGCCTCGGATGTACTGGCGGTGCAACTGTTGCTCAAGGAAGCCGGCCTGACCCGCCCCATGCGCGTGGTGCCACTGTTCGAGACCCTGGCCGACCTCGACAACGCCGGCCCGGTCATGCAGCGCCTGCTTGGCCTGCCGGGCTACCGCGCGGGCCTGCGCGGCCCGCAGGAAGTGATGATCGGCTACTCCGATTCGGCCAAGGACGCCGGCACCACCGCTGCTGCCTGGGCGCAGTACCGGGCTCAGGAAAACCTGGTGCGTATCTGTGCCGAGCATCAGGTCGAGCTGCTGCTGTTCCACGGCCGTGGCGGTACGGTCGGGCGAGGCGGCGGCCCGGCCCATGCCGCGATCCTGTCGCAGCCACCGGGTTCGGTGGCGGGGCGTTTCCGCACCACCGAGCAGGGTGAAATGATCCGCTTCAAGTTCGGCTTGCCGGGCATTGCCGAGCAAAACCTCAACCTGTACCTGGCTGCCGTGCTTGAAGCCACGCTGTTGCCACCACCGCCCCCGCAGCCGGCCTGGCGTGAAGTGATGGACCAGTTGGCCGCCGATGGTGTCCAGGCCTACCGCAGCGTGGTACGGGAGAATCCCGATTTCGTCGAGTACTTCCGTCAGTCGACGCCAGAACAGGAACTGGGGCGCCTGCCGTTGGGCAGCCGCCCGGCAAAACGTCGCGCCGGCGGCATCGAAAGCCTGCGGGCCATCCCGTGGATCTTCGGCTGGACCCAGACCCGGCTGATGCTGCCGGCCTGGCTGGGCTGGGAAACGGCGCTGACCAATGCCTTGGCCCGAGGTCAGGGTGAGTTGCTGGCACAGATGCGCGAGCAATGGCCGTTCTTCCGCACCCGCATCGACATGCTGGAAATGGTGCTGGCCAAGGCCGATGCGCAAATTGCCGAGGCCTACGACGAACGTCTGGTGCAACCGCACCTGCGTCCTTTAGGTGCGCACCTGCGCGACCTATTGTCGCAGTCATGCCAGGTGGTGCTGGGCCTGACCGGGCAGCCGGTGCTACTGGCGCACAGCCCCGAGACACTGGAATTCATTAGCCTGCGCAATACCTATCTGGACCCGTTGCACCGCCTGCAGGCAGAGTTGCTGGCCCGCTCGCGCAGCCGCGAAGCCGCTCTGGACAGCCCGTTGGAGCAGGCCTTGCTGGTGACCGTGGCGGGTATTGCCGCCGGGCTGCGCAACACCGGCTAA
- a CDS encoding pilin assembly protein, producing the protein MKIRELAQHWEQNAAGTLSRTGHVLHLDLESEARLAALIDMYPKRTAEELLGELVAAALEELEASFPYVQGRQVIATDEEGDPLYEDVGPTPRFLSLSRQHLHNLRNATVDSDK; encoded by the coding sequence ATGAAAATCCGTGAACTCGCCCAGCACTGGGAACAGAATGCCGCCGGTACCCTCAGCCGTACCGGTCATGTCCTGCACCTGGACCTGGAGTCCGAAGCGCGCCTGGCCGCGCTGATCGACATGTACCCCAAGCGCACCGCCGAAGAACTGCTCGGCGAACTGGTCGCCGCCGCCCTTGAAGAACTGGAGGCCAGCTTCCCCTATGTACAGGGTCGTCAGGTCATCGCCACCGACGAAGAAGGCGACCCGTTGTACGAAGACGTTGGTCCTACGCCGCGCTTTCTCTCCCTGTCCCGCCAGCACCTGCACAACTTGCGCAACGCGACCGTCGACAGCGACAAATAA
- a CDS encoding DUF4398 domain-containing protein: MELTTMKTRTSQLSSTHVRGFKLAALALGSSLVLAGCAGNPPTEQYAVTQSAVNSAVSAGGTEFAAVEMKAAQDKFKQAEIAMHDKKYDEAKRLAQQAEWDARLAERKAQAAKAQKAVQDARQGVQDVREEGLRSAQ, from the coding sequence ATGGAGCTGACCACCATGAAGACCCGCACTAGCCAACTGTCATCCACTCATGTGCGCGGGTTCAAGCTGGCCGCGCTGGCGCTGGGCAGTAGCCTGGTCCTGGCCGGCTGTGCGGGCAATCCGCCCACCGAGCAGTATGCCGTTACCCAGTCCGCCGTGAACTCCGCCGTCAGCGCTGGCGGTACCGAGTTTGCCGCCGTGGAAATGAAAGCGGCTCAGGACAAGTTCAAGCAAGCCGAAATCGCCATGCACGACAAGAAGTACGACGAGGCCAAGCGACTGGCCCAACAGGCCGAGTGGGATGCACGCCTCGCCGAACGCAAGGCCCAGGCAGCCAAAGCCCAGAAGGCCGTGCAGGATGCCCGCCAGGGCGTTCAGGACGTACGTGAGGAAGGCCTGCGCAGCGCTCAGTGA
- a CDS encoding OmpA family protein, translating into MRKHVMIPALLALSVGLAACSHDPNANLESARTNFSSLQSDPQASKVAALETKDAQDWLNKADKAYMDREDEKKVDQLAYLTNQRVEVAKQTIALRTAEAELKNASAQRAQAKLDARDAQIAKLQDSLNAKQTDRGTLVTFGDVLFDFNKAELKSNAYPNITKLAQFLQENPERKVIVEGYTDSVGSANYNQTLSERRANSVRMALVRAGVDPARIVSQGYGKEYPVADNSSNSGRAQNRRVEVTISNDNQPVAPRSVSQVQR; encoded by the coding sequence ATGCGCAAACACGTAATGATTCCCGCCCTGCTGGCCCTGAGCGTCGGTCTTGCTGCCTGCTCGCATGATCCGAATGCCAACCTGGAATCGGCCCGCACCAACTTCTCCTCACTGCAGAGCGACCCGCAAGCGAGCAAAGTCGCGGCACTGGAGACCAAGGACGCCCAGGACTGGCTGAACAAGGCCGACAAGGCGTACATGGACCGTGAAGACGAGAAGAAAGTCGACCAACTGGCCTACCTGACCAACCAGCGCGTCGAAGTGGCCAAGCAGACCATTGCCCTGCGTACTGCCGAAGCTGAACTGAAAAACGCCTCGGCCCAGCGCGCCCAGGCCAAGCTGGATGCCCGCGACGCGCAGATCGCCAAGCTGCAGGACAGCCTCAACGCCAAGCAGACCGACCGCGGAACGCTGGTGACCTTCGGCGACGTGCTGTTCGACTTCAACAAGGCCGAACTTAAGAGCAACGCCTACCCGAACATCACCAAGCTGGCCCAGTTCCTTCAGGAAAACCCGGAACGCAAGGTGATCGTCGAGGGCTACACCGACAGCGTCGGCTCGGCCAACTACAACCAGACCCTGTCCGAGCGCCGTGCCAACAGCGTGCGCATGGCACTGGTGCGTGCCGGGGTAGATCCGGCGCGTATCGTTTCCCAGGGCTATGGCAAGGAGTACCCGGTAGCGGACAACTCGAGCAACTCGGGACGTGCGCAGAACCGTCGGGTGGAGGTGACCATCTCCAACGACAACCAGCCGGTGGCACCACGCTCGGTGAGCCAGGTTCAGCGCTAA
- a CDS encoding alpha/beta hydrolase, whose translation MKPTTRTFSEHCRLLVLGLALLSLGGCSSLLFYPERGQAFTPERAKLEYRDVTLTTADGIRLHGWWLPAKAGVEVKGTVLHLHGNGGNLPGHLGGSYWLPEQGYQVLMIDYRGYGLSQGQPSLPEVYQDIAAAMAWLQQAPEVKGKPLVLLGQSLGGAMAIHYLAAHPEQRQRFSALVFDGVPASYRAVGRFALSTSWMTWPLQVPLSWLVPDGDSAIRSIERLSSPPKLFFHSIDDNLVPMDNGIRLYQHAPPPRVLQLTRGGHVQTFADPTWRQVMLRFLDDPSHFNGLRRLAEVPNFPDEKNKQ comes from the coding sequence TTGAAGCCGACTACGCGAACATTCTCTGAGCACTGCCGCCTGCTCGTCCTCGGCCTGGCCCTGCTGAGCCTTGGCGGCTGCAGCAGCCTGTTGTTCTACCCCGAGCGTGGTCAGGCCTTCACCCCTGAGCGTGCCAAGCTGGAATACCGCGATGTCACGCTGACCACTGCTGATGGCATCCGCCTTCACGGTTGGTGGCTGCCAGCCAAGGCCGGGGTCGAGGTCAAGGGCACGGTGCTGCACCTTCACGGCAACGGCGGTAACCTGCCAGGGCACCTGGGGGGTAGCTACTGGCTGCCGGAGCAGGGCTACCAGGTGCTGATGATCGATTACCGCGGCTATGGCTTGTCTCAGGGCCAGCCGAGCCTGCCGGAGGTGTACCAGGACATTGCTGCAGCCATGGCCTGGCTGCAGCAGGCGCCCGAGGTCAAGGGCAAGCCGCTGGTACTGCTGGGGCAGAGCCTGGGCGGTGCCATGGCCATTCATTACCTGGCGGCCCACCCCGAGCAGCGTCAGCGCTTCAGCGCCCTGGTGTTCGATGGTGTGCCGGCCAGTTACCGCGCGGTGGGGCGCTTTGCGCTCAGCACCTCCTGGATGACCTGGCCATTGCAGGTTCCGCTGTCGTGGCTGGTGCCGGACGGCGACAGCGCGATCCGCTCGATCGAGCGATTGAGCAGCCCGCCCAAGTTGTTTTTCCACAGCATCGACGACAACCTGGTGCCGATGGACAACGGCATCCGCCTGTATCAGCACGCGCCACCACCGCGGGTGCTGCAACTGACCCGAGGGGGGCACGTGCAGACCTTCGCCGACCCTACCTGGCGCCAGGTGATGCTGCGGTTCCTCGATGATCCCAGCCATTTCAACGGCCTGCGGCGGCTTGCCGAAGTGCCCAATTTCCCTGACGAGAAGAACAAGCAATGA
- a CDS encoding flavohemoglobin expression-modulating QEGLA motif protein: MDEYQQTIRALSDRIVAAQTPIRVLDAVKWDDNIRQGFLKAKGKEPPAVDRAYYQSRPLSFDSSAVKAEFQGIERDIIRQLGQFNPVGQIMKRMCREYRMVVRMLEARGTEDFGLISQELYGAASDAFHAGDPTLADLGLMLSDYLNNIDGRGDLKDEPKNLTAKEAVEILQHRLNNVFGEAEGTIRVFESDGIVADAAAGADYIKVRADAMFNARDVRALEVHEGLVHVGTTLNGLNQPICTFLAKGPPSSTVTQEGLAILMEVIAFASYPSRLRKLTNRTRAIHMVEEGADFMQVYGFFREQGFEMAQSYSNASRVFRGSVPNGLPFTKDLSYLKGFIMVYNYIQLAVKKGKLEQIPLLFCGKTTLEDMRTLRQLVEEGLVEPPKYLPEQFRDLSALSAWMCFSNFLNHLSLDRIEADYANIL, translated from the coding sequence GTGGACGAATACCAGCAAACCATCCGCGCCCTGTCCGACCGCATCGTCGCGGCACAGACGCCGATCCGGGTCCTTGACGCGGTGAAGTGGGACGACAACATCCGCCAGGGCTTTCTCAAGGCCAAGGGCAAGGAGCCGCCGGCGGTTGATCGCGCCTACTACCAGTCGCGCCCGCTGTCGTTCGACTCCAGCGCGGTCAAGGCCGAGTTCCAGGGCATCGAGCGCGACATCATTCGCCAGTTGGGCCAGTTCAACCCGGTCGGGCAGATCATGAAGCGCATGTGCCGCGAATACCGCATGGTGGTTCGCATGCTCGAAGCGCGCGGTACCGAGGACTTCGGCCTGATCTCCCAGGAGCTGTACGGCGCCGCCTCGGATGCCTTCCACGCCGGTGACCCGACCCTGGCCGACCTTGGCCTGATGCTGTCGGACTACCTGAACAACATCGATGGCCGTGGTGACCTCAAGGATGAGCCAAAGAATCTCACCGCCAAGGAGGCGGTGGAGATCCTCCAGCACCGGCTGAACAACGTGTTCGGCGAGGCCGAAGGTACCATTCGCGTGTTCGAGTCCGACGGTATCGTCGCCGACGCCGCAGCCGGTGCCGACTACATCAAGGTGCGTGCCGATGCCATGTTCAACGCCCGCGATGTGCGCGCCCTGGAGGTGCACGAAGGGTTGGTGCACGTCGGTACCACGCTCAATGGCCTGAACCAGCCGATCTGTACCTTCCTGGCCAAGGGCCCGCCCTCGTCGACGGTAACCCAGGAGGGCCTGGCGATTCTCATGGAGGTGATCGCCTTTGCCTCCTACCCCAGCCGCCTGCGCAAGCTCACCAACCGCACCCGTGCCATCCACATGGTCGAGGAGGGTGCAGACTTCATGCAGGTCTACGGTTTCTTCCGCGAGCAGGGCTTTGAGATGGCGCAGAGCTACAGCAACGCCAGCCGGGTGTTCCGCGGCTCGGTGCCCAACGGCCTGCCATTCACCAAGGACTTGTCCTACCTCAAGGGCTTCATCATGGTTTACAACTACATTCAGTTGGCCGTGAAGAAGGGCAAACTGGAACAGATCCCGTTGCTGTTCTGTGGCAAGACCACCCTGGAAGACATGCGCACCCTGCGCCAACTGGTTGAGGAAGGGTTGGTCGAGCCGCCCAAGTACCTGCCTGAACAGTTCCGCGACCTGAGTGCGCTGTCGGCCTGGATGTGCTTCTCCAACTTCCTCAACCACCTGAGCCTGGATCGCATTGAAGCCGACTACGCGAACATTCTCTGA